From Riemerella anatipestifer ATCC 11845 = DSM 15868, a single genomic window includes:
- the gpmI gene encoding 2,3-bisphosphoglycerate-independent phosphoglycerate mutase — MSKKVLLAILDGWGLGTDDKVSAIAQAHTPFMDSCYSKFPNTTLEASGLAVGLPDGQMGNSEVGHMNLGAGRVVYQNLVKLNMAVENKTLGQEKAILEAFSYAKENGKKVHFIGLVSNGGVHSHINHLKGLLSAANDFGLKDNVFVHAFTDGRDCDPHSGKDFIKELTEHMQNTTGKLASVVGRYYAMDRDRRWERVKLAYDVMVNAVGKPSKNVVESIEKSYQEGVSDEFLKPILCVDELGNPIAKIENDDVVFCFNFRTDRGREITEVLSQKAFPDFGMTPLKLHYITLTNYDKDFKEVKVVFDEEVLSDTLGEVLERNGKSQIRVAETEKYPHVTFFFSGGREKEFNAEKRILCPSPKDVATYDLKPEMSAYDITNKIVPELENKTADFVCLNFANTDMVGHTGVFEAAVKAAETVDKCIEKVATTAYENGYTVFILADHGNSDVMINPDGSPNTQHSTNLVPLIVMDKDKVWNLTPGKLGDIAPSILKVMNIEKPEAMTGNVILS, encoded by the coding sequence ATGTCAAAAAAAGTACTTTTAGCAATATTAGACGGTTGGGGATTAGGTACAGATGATAAAGTTTCTGCAATTGCCCAAGCACATACACCATTTATGGATAGCTGTTACAGTAAATTTCCCAATACCACATTAGAAGCTAGTGGCTTAGCCGTAGGGTTACCAGACGGACAAATGGGAAATTCTGAAGTAGGTCATATGAATTTAGGAGCAGGAAGAGTGGTTTATCAGAATTTGGTAAAGCTCAATATGGCGGTGGAAAATAAGACTTTAGGTCAAGAGAAGGCTATTTTAGAAGCCTTTAGTTATGCCAAAGAAAATGGTAAAAAAGTACATTTTATTGGTTTAGTATCCAATGGTGGAGTTCACTCTCACATCAATCATTTAAAAGGACTATTGTCTGCAGCAAATGATTTTGGATTAAAAGATAATGTTTTTGTACACGCCTTTACAGATGGTAGGGATTGCGACCCACACTCAGGAAAAGACTTTATAAAAGAGCTTACAGAACATATGCAAAATACAACTGGGAAACTTGCTAGCGTTGTGGGGCGATACTATGCAATGGATAGAGACCGCAGATGGGAAAGGGTAAAATTGGCTTATGATGTGATGGTAAACGCTGTGGGAAAACCTAGCAAAAATGTAGTAGAGAGCATAGAAAAATCTTATCAAGAAGGTGTTTCTGATGAGTTTTTGAAACCTATTCTTTGTGTAGATGAACTCGGAAATCCTATTGCAAAGATAGAAAACGATGATGTGGTATTCTGTTTTAATTTTAGAACCGATAGAGGTAGAGAAATTACCGAAGTTCTTTCTCAGAAAGCATTTCCTGATTTTGGTATGACACCACTAAAACTCCATTACATCACACTTACCAATTATGATAAAGATTTTAAAGAGGTAAAGGTTGTTTTTGATGAAGAGGTTTTAAGCGATACTTTAGGAGAAGTCCTAGAACGAAATGGAAAATCACAGATAAGAGTCGCGGAAACAGAGAAATATCCTCATGTAACTTTCTTTTTTTCAGGCGGTAGAGAGAAAGAATTTAATGCTGAAAAAAGAATCTTATGTCCAAGCCCTAAAGATGTGGCTACCTACGACCTTAAACCAGAAATGTCTGCTTATGATATTACCAACAAAATTGTACCTGAACTAGAGAATAAAACAGCAGATTTCGTTTGTCTTAACTTTGCTAATACTGATATGGTAGGGCACACAGGTGTTTTTGAAGCAGCTGTAAAAGCAGCCGAAACTGTAGATAAATGTATAGAAAAAGTAGCCACTACAGCTTACGAAAATGGTTATACTGTATTTATACTAGCTGACCATGGAAACTCTGATGTTATGATAAATCCTGATGGTAGTCCTAATACTCAACATTCTACCAACTTAGTTCCTCTTATTGTTATGGATAAAGACAAGGTATGGAATTTAACTCCAGGGAAATTAGGCGACATTGCACCAAGTATCTTAAAAGTAATGAATATAGAGAAACCTGAAGCAATGACAGGGAATGTAATTCTTTCTTAA
- a CDS encoding tetratricopeptide repeat protein, whose protein sequence is MNKNKIWIATAVLFFGLSEGQQSAVFNQKNTFSSDLASQLYTTKVFAASQYQYTQQYLYHQSLTQSQKEVAGFYTHLIDVILQNPNAEKGLDTFIANHPNTEHFAEGQAPLADFYLIKKDFPKALEILNKLNVNHLSSSEQTQHSLKLGYAKFMSGDSKAAIKDLENAYTSSEDSEKGDIAYMLGHLYYTEGQTGKAFEYFNEIKDKEKYSKIVKPYFVQMYFNDKNYDLAIAEGEMLLKENLSSSYKSEVHKIIGESYFMKGEYRAAYPHLKVFLDSKEAPSESDLYEMGFVAAQMGLYDEAVSYYNQLVNSQSALSQNAYYQLGNAYLETNKKQEALSAFRSAYQMSYDAKVKKLAHLQYAKLSYDIGNPYESSSSVIRSYIQNYKESSPEMQTLLVKSYLYSGNYKETLNALNQLNTKTTETDKIEQEVAYLLGTEEFNKGNYKEAELYFKKSLKFNHNQEFYLKAQYWLAQTYYQLEDYPSAISYFEKLQKTEGSLDERSQINYDLGYAYFKNKDFGKAKECFKLYLKNPKAEFKADAELRLADTHYADNELNDAIAIYNNAETSDEYTLFQKAMALGFKGDTEAKISEMKKLVAQYPNSEYKDDALYEIGTAYAANDEFALSSEYFDKVVKTSTDTHLVANAEIYMVQNDIEQNQEAKAFSGIKSLAKKYQNTVYADKVLAVARSLYLKTGDTAGYQNFAKNLGVGLDKSEIDEINLSTARQLYAKKQYEKAIPYYEKYLAQNVSSNTAFQAQYELGESYYQSGDDAKALKSFNFVTAYPNDYQEEARIRSAQILLSKNKGEEAAEHLAKLVDSNNPKIKSFAQQELMKYYADKKDFAKAETYAGLILSNTKNSPAVLEQAKVIKARSLMNQGKDKEAQKSYTDLEKSSNPSVAAEALYAKAYYQNKAKAFKNSNESIFKLANNYASEEYWGAKSLVLMARNYLALKDKYQASYTCDQVIANYQDFPDVVAEAKEVKKMIK, encoded by the coding sequence ATGAATAAAAATAAAATATGGATAGCTACGGCGGTACTTTTTTTTGGACTTTCAGAAGGACAACAGTCAGCTGTTTTTAATCAAAAAAATACTTTTTCTTCGGATTTAGCGAGCCAACTCTACACCACTAAAGTTTTTGCGGCTTCTCAATATCAATACACTCAGCAATATCTTTATCATCAGTCTTTAACTCAATCTCAAAAAGAGGTTGCTGGGTTTTACACTCATTTGATTGATGTTATTTTACAAAATCCTAATGCGGAAAAAGGGTTGGATACCTTCATAGCAAACCATCCTAATACAGAACATTTTGCAGAGGGACAAGCTCCTTTAGCTGATTTTTATTTAATAAAAAAAGATTTTCCAAAGGCATTAGAAATACTTAATAAATTAAATGTTAATCATTTATCATCTTCGGAACAGACCCAACATTCTTTAAAGCTAGGGTATGCTAAGTTTATGTCTGGCGATTCAAAAGCGGCTATTAAGGATTTGGAGAACGCTTACACTTCTTCTGAAGATTCAGAAAAAGGAGACATCGCCTATATGCTAGGACATTTGTACTACACAGAAGGACAAACAGGAAAGGCTTTTGAATACTTTAACGAGATTAAAGACAAGGAAAAATACAGCAAAATAGTAAAGCCTTATTTTGTTCAGATGTATTTTAATGATAAAAACTATGATTTAGCAATAGCTGAAGGAGAAATGCTTTTAAAAGAAAATTTAAGTAGTTCTTACAAATCCGAGGTTCATAAAATAATAGGAGAAAGCTATTTTATGAAAGGAGAATACAGAGCCGCATATCCTCACCTAAAGGTATTTTTAGACTCTAAAGAAGCTCCTAGTGAGTCCGATTTATACGAAATGGGGTTTGTAGCAGCACAAATGGGTTTGTATGATGAGGCGGTATCTTATTATAATCAGTTGGTTAATAGTCAGTCTGCTTTATCTCAAAATGCCTATTATCAGTTGGGAAATGCTTATTTAGAAACCAATAAAAAGCAAGAAGCTCTGTCTGCCTTCCGTTCTGCTTATCAGATGTCCTATGATGCCAAAGTTAAAAAGCTGGCTCATCTACAATATGCTAAATTAAGTTATGATATAGGAAACCCTTATGAATCTTCGTCTTCGGTGATACGGTCTTATATCCAAAATTACAAAGAGAGTTCTCCAGAAATGCAAACTTTGTTGGTGAAATCTTATCTTTATTCAGGTAATTATAAAGAGACTTTAAATGCTTTAAATCAGCTCAATACCAAAACTACTGAAACAGATAAAATAGAACAAGAAGTAGCCTATCTATTAGGAACGGAAGAATTTAATAAAGGGAATTACAAAGAAGCCGAACTATATTTTAAAAAGAGTTTAAAGTTTAATCATAATCAAGAGTTTTATCTAAAGGCTCAATATTGGTTGGCACAGACTTATTATCAGTTAGAAGATTACCCTTCGGCTATTAGTTATTTTGAAAAACTACAAAAGACAGAAGGTAGCCTTGATGAACGCTCACAAATCAATTATGATTTAGGATACGCTTACTTTAAGAATAAAGATTTCGGTAAAGCTAAGGAATGCTTTAAACTTTACCTTAAAAATCCTAAAGCAGAGTTTAAAGCTGATGCGGAACTAAGACTAGCCGACACACACTATGCTGATAACGAACTAAACGATGCTATCGCTATTTATAACAATGCCGAAACTTCCGATGAATATACGCTGTTCCAAAAGGCAATGGCGTTAGGCTTTAAAGGTGATACTGAAGCTAAAATTTCAGAAATGAAAAAGTTAGTTGCTCAGTATCCTAACTCGGAGTATAAAGATGATGCTTTGTACGAAATAGGTACTGCCTATGCTGCTAATGATGAGTTTGCTCTTTCTAGCGAATACTTTGATAAAGTGGTTAAAACCAGTACAGATACTCATTTGGTAGCCAATGCAGAAATTTATATGGTACAAAATGATATCGAACAAAACCAAGAAGCCAAAGCGTTTTCTGGAATAAAATCTTTAGCTAAAAAATATCAAAATACCGTTTATGCAGATAAGGTGTTAGCGGTAGCTCGTTCTCTTTATTTAAAAACTGGAGATACAGCAGGTTATCAAAACTTTGCTAAGAATTTAGGCGTTGGTCTAGACAAATCTGAAATAGACGAAATTAACTTATCTACTGCAAGACAGCTTTACGCCAAAAAGCAGTACGAAAAAGCAATCCCTTACTACGAGAAATATTTAGCACAAAATGTTTCTAGCAATACAGCCTTCCAAGCTCAATACGAATTAGGAGAATCTTATTATCAAAGTGGAGATGATGCTAAAGCATTGAAATCATTCAATTTCGTAACGGCTTATCCTAATGATTATCAAGAGGAAGCAAGGATTCGTTCCGCTCAAATTCTTTTATCTAAAAATAAAGGAGAAGAAGCTGCAGAACATTTAGCCAAGTTAGTAGATTCTAATAACCCAAAAATAAAATCTTTCGCTCAACAAGAGTTGATGAAATACTATGCTGATAAAAAAGACTTCGCTAAAGCAGAAACTTATGCAGGTTTAATTTTAAGTAATACCAAAAACTCACCTGCAGTGTTAGAACAGGCTAAAGTCATTAAAGCTAGAAGCCTTATGAACCAAGGGAAAGACAAAGAGGCTCAAAAATCTTATACAGATTTAGAAAAATCATCTAATCCTAGCGTAGCGGCGGAAGCCCTTTATGCTAAGGCTTATTATCAAAATAAAGCTAAAGCCTTTAAAAATAGTAATGAAAGTATCTTTAAACTCGCTAATAATTACGCTTCGGAGGAATATTGGGGAGCTAAATCTTTGGTATTGATGGCTAGAAACTATTTGGCGTTAAAGGACAAATATCAAGCGAGTTATACCTGTGACCAAGTGATAGCTAACTATCAAGACTTCCCTGATGTAGTGGCAGAAGCTAAGGAAGTCAAAAAAATGATTAAATAA
- a CDS encoding TonB-dependent receptor, which yields MNKHKIITLILLGWGGISLAQIKEEKLILDRKREPEVKRIEKKKTSVALEKNYPPEEKQQEPINYEVVNVPVLSDFKTSAIQGEDISPEFNRNYLRNYFRIGYGNYNQFLADANVSGKMQDNLEVGANVHYLSNEGLKKQYAWDSSQKQAEISGFLNHFGEKGKANLTTSVGLNDYNYYGIYALVPNADADLGQKYSRFQISGNYDFYSNEILNDITVKTLAIRDRFKANESQIDALVNLSKHHLKLGQDLDVNLDLGVKMDMVNTQFNILNQHNSRYFGGGLSPKITFKKGQSYLKIGSGFNLLSSSLTKLNETQQKSNRFYWFPQAELFVATTPKANLYGGVESGLQFNTYSRLLEQNPFLVSDLELKPTHTKYQFYFGVKGVVSEQIKYDVKASYGKLDNMMFFGGNSLFSNLIDDNSRLGYDYANTFSTTYHNGTLSQIKGEIEYKPLASLVLDGNIQFQKYNLENNVNVYYRPLLQASIGAKYQTLKDKLLLGFRGFFVSDRMANRFSINPSGILISTPIYAEEEIDNQKVGGYADLNISAEYQINKNFSIFALGNNLLGANYQNYYGYKVLGMQIMGGLKIKF from the coding sequence ATGAACAAACATAAAATAATAACACTAATATTGTTAGGTTGGGGAGGTATCTCGTTAGCTCAGATTAAAGAGGAAAAGCTTATCCTAGACCGCAAAAGAGAGCCCGAAGTTAAGCGTATAGAAAAAAAGAAAACTTCTGTAGCTCTAGAAAAAAATTATCCACCTGAAGAAAAACAGCAAGAGCCTATAAATTACGAAGTAGTAAATGTGCCTGTATTGTCAGATTTCAAAACTTCAGCAATACAAGGTGAAGATATTTCGCCAGAATTCAATAGAAATTATCTAAGAAACTACTTTAGAATAGGTTATGGTAATTACAATCAATTTTTAGCCGATGCTAATGTTTCTGGTAAGATGCAAGATAATTTAGAGGTAGGGGCAAATGTGCATTATCTATCTAATGAAGGTTTAAAAAAGCAATATGCTTGGGATTCCTCGCAGAAACAAGCGGAAATTTCAGGATTTCTTAATCATTTTGGAGAAAAAGGCAAGGCTAATCTTACCACTTCCGTAGGTCTTAATGATTATAATTATTATGGCATCTATGCCTTGGTGCCTAACGCTGATGCTGATTTGGGACAAAAATACAGTCGTTTTCAGATAAGTGGTAATTATGATTTTTACTCTAACGAAATTCTTAACGATATTACTGTAAAAACTTTGGCTATTAGAGATAGATTTAAAGCTAATGAAAGTCAAATAGATGCTCTTGTAAATCTGTCTAAACACCATCTAAAATTAGGTCAAGATTTAGATGTTAATTTGGATTTGGGTGTAAAAATGGATATGGTAAACACTCAGTTTAATATTTTAAATCAGCACAACTCTCGTTATTTTGGTGGTGGATTATCGCCCAAAATCACTTTTAAAAAAGGTCAATCTTACTTAAAGATTGGTTCTGGATTTAATTTGTTAAGTTCTAGTTTAACAAAACTGAATGAAACTCAACAAAAATCTAATCGTTTTTATTGGTTCCCTCAAGCGGAACTATTTGTGGCGACAACTCCAAAAGCTAATTTATATGGTGGGGTAGAGAGTGGGCTTCAATTCAATACTTATTCAAGATTATTGGAACAGAATCCGTTTTTGGTATCAGATTTAGAATTAAAACCTACACATACTAAATACCAATTTTATTTTGGGGTGAAAGGAGTTGTTTCTGAACAAATTAAGTATGATGTTAAAGCTAGTTACGGTAAATTGGATAATATGATGTTCTTTGGAGGTAACTCTTTGTTTTCTAATCTAATAGATGATAACTCAAGGCTAGGATATGATTATGCTAATACTTTTTCTACCACTTATCACAACGGTACTCTTAGCCAAATTAAAGGTGAAATAGAGTACAAACCTCTAGCCTCTCTAGTTTTAGATGGAAATATTCAGTTCCAAAAGTATAATTTAGAAAATAATGTCAATGTTTATTATAGACCATTGTTACAAGCATCAATAGGAGCAAAATATCAAACACTTAAAGATAAATTATTGTTAGGATTTAGAGGCTTTTTTGTAAGTGATAGAATGGCTAATCGTTTTTCTATCAATCCTTCAGGTATCCTAATTTCTACTCCGATATACGCAGAAGAAGAGATTGATAACCAAAAAGTAGGTGGTTATGCAGATCTTAATATTTCAGCGGAATATCAGATTAACAAGAATTTCAGTATTTTTGCACTTGGTAATAATCTTTTAGGAGCTAATTACCAAAATTATTATGGTTATAAAGTTTTAGGTATGCAAATTATGGGTGGGCTTAAAATTAAATTTTAA